One genomic segment of Pristiophorus japonicus isolate sPriJap1 chromosome 8, sPriJap1.hap1, whole genome shotgun sequence includes these proteins:
- the ppp1cc gene encoding serine/threonine-protein phosphatase PP1-gamma catalytic subunit A, whose translation MADIDKLNIDSIIQRLLEVRGSKPGKNVQLQENEIRGLCLKSREIFLSQPILLELEAPLKICGDIHGQYYDLLRLFEYGGFPPESNYLFLGDYVDRGKQSLETICLLLAYKIKYPENFFLLRGNHECASINRIYGFYDECKRRYNIKLWKTFTDCFNCLPIAAIVDEKIFCCHGGLSPDLQSMEQIRRIMRPTDVPDQGLLCDLLWSDPDKDVLGWGENDRGVSFTFGAEVVAKFLHKHDLDLICRAHQVVEDGYEFFAKRQLVTLFSAPNYCGEFDNAGAMMSVDETLMCSFQILKPAEKKKANTSRPVTPPRSMITKQAKK comes from the exons TGAGAGGTTCTAAACCAGGTAAAAACGTACAGCTCCAAGAGAATGAAATCAGAGGCTTGTGCCTCAAGTCTCGTGAAATCTTCCTCAGTCAACCTATTCTTCTAGAACTTGAAGCTCCGTTGAAAATATGTG GTGATATTCATGGCCAATATTATGACTTACTTCGATTGTTTGAATACGGTGGCTTCCCACCAGAAAGCAACTACCTGTTTCTGGGAGATTATGTGGACCGGGGAAAGCAGTCTTTGGAAACTATCTGCCTCTTATTGGCTTATAAAATTAAGTATCCAGAGAATTTTTTCCTTCTGCGTGGAAACCATGAATGTGCCAGTATAAACAGAATTTATGGATTTTATGATGAAT GTAAAAGGAGGTACAATATTAAATTGTGGAAGACCTTTACAGACTGTTTCAACTGCTTACCTATAGCTGCCATTGTGGATGAAAAGATATTTTGCTGTCATGGGG GTTTGTCACCTGATCTTCAGTCCATGGAACAAATCAGACGTATCATGCGACCCACTGACGTGCCTGACCAAGGGCTTCTGTGTGATCTCTTGTGGTCTGATCCAGACAAAGATGTATTGGGATGGGGTGAGAATGATCGAGGTGTCTCATTCACATTTGGAGCAGAAGTAGTTGCAAAATTCCTTCATAAGCATGACCTGGATCTGATCTGTAGAGCCCACCAG GTTGTAGAAGATGGGTATGAGTTCTTTGCCAAGAGGCAGTTGGTGACTTTGTTCTCTGCACCCAATTATTGTGGAGAGTTTGATAATGCAGGTGCCATGATGAGTGTAGACGAAACCTTGATGTGTTCTTTTCAG ATTTTGAAACCAGCAGAGAAAAAGAAAGCCAATACAAGCCGGCCTGTAACGCCACCAAGGAGCATGATCACAAAACAAGCCAAGAAATAA